The Pseudomonas putida nucleotide sequence TGCCGGCGAAGAACCGGAACTGTGCGTGCGCTTGCGCGCGGGCGGCTGGAAGGTCTGGCGCCTGCCCGATGAAATGACCCTGCACGATGCCGCCATGACCCGTTTCGGGCAATGGTGGCGGCGTAGTCTACGTGCCGGTTATGCCTATGCCGAAGGCGCTTACCTGCATGGACAGACGCCGGAACGCCATTGGTTGCGTGAATCACGGCGCGCCTGGTTATGGGGCCTGAACCTGCCGCTGGCGATCTTCGCTGTGAGCCTGTTGTCGGGCGGTTGGGGGCTGTTGTTGTTGCTGGTCTATCCGTTGCAGATCGTGCGCCTGGCCCGCCGGGGCGAGCGTTCGACGCGGGAAAACTGGTGGCAGGCGGTGTTCCTGGTGCTGGGCAAGTTCCCGGAAATGCTCGGCCAGGCGAAGTTCCTGCTGAACAGGTATGCGGCCGGCAAGGCGCTGCTGATCGAGTACAAATGACATGACGATGACGTTCAGATCGCTGGCCAAGAGCGTGCTCACCTTGCAGCCCGGTTATTCGCTGCGCGCGCTCAACAACAAGTACAAGTTGACGGTTTCCATGGCCCGGGAGTGGTCCGGCTTGCAGGCCTTTGCCCAGCGCATGTCACGGGCACTGGGCCAAGACCGCTTCGAGCGGCTGGGCGTCGATTGCATTGGCGTCGTTCAGTGGCCTTACATCAGCAAATGCTGGAACGCCCCGCAGCGTCTCGATGCGGTGGCGTCGCACTATGAAGTGGTGACTGCGCACTGTGCCCCGTTGCTGCTGTTGCGGCGTGACGAGCACCGACAGTTGTGCGACCTGACGGCATACTCCAGCGGCTGCAGCCTGGTGCTCGACCGGCCGATCTGGTTCAAGCGCGAAGGGGAGCTGGTGATCAACCTGTTCCAGGGCGAACTGCGCGTGGCCTCGCTCGCCTTTACCCTGTGCCGTGAAGCGGCAGGCCTGTGCCTGTACATCGGCGCAGTGCAGGGCATCCACAAGGGCGTGGACAGCGAGACCTCGCTGACAATCTACCGCGACCTGACCAAGGACTTCGAAGGCCTGCGCCCCAGAAGCCTGCTGATCGAGGCGATCAAGTGCGTGGCAAGAACGCTGGGGGCCGTGCGCATCTATGCGGTGGGGGACGACTACCGCCACCATCGCCATCCTTATTTTGGCGCCGACAAGCATCAGGATCTGGCGGCCAACTACGATGTGATCTGGCAGGAAAACGGCGCCGGGCCCTCGGACCGCGAGGACTTTTTCATCATCCCCTTGGCACCCGCGCAGCGCGCGGTAGAGGAAGTCGCAGCGAAGAAGCGGGCGATGTACCGCAGGCGCCATGCGTTGCTGGATGACGCGTTTGGCCAGATACAGGCCGCCTTGGCCGGCAGCCCTGCGCAGCAAAGCACGGCAGGCCTGGCCATTCAGTAAACGGACTCAGATTCGGGGCACTATGCGTATCGCTTATTTCATCAATCAGTATCCCAAGGTCAGTCACAGTTTCATTCGCCGCGAAATACTGGCGCTGGAGCGCCAGGGCGTCGAGGTTCAGCGTATCGCCTTGCGAGGCTGGGATGCCGAACTGCACGACGCCGAGGACCTGGCCGAACGGAGCAAGACCCGCTATGTGCTGCAGGATGGGTTGAGGGGCTTGTTGAAGCCGTTGTTCGAGGTCGTACGGGCACAACCCAAGCGGTTTTTTGGCGCACTGCGCCTGGCGCTTCGCCTGGGCTGGCGCGCTGATCGCCCATGGGCCTACCACCTGATCTACCTGGCCGAAGCGTGCCGGCTGGTGCAATGGCTGCAGTCATCCGCTGCGGAACATGTGCACGCACACTTTGGCACCAACTCGGCAGAAGTGGTGATGCTGGCCAATGCCCTCGGCGGGCCGGCCTACAGCTTCACCGTGCATGGGCCGGAAGAGTTCGACAAGGCGCAGATCCTGCACCTGGGCGAGAAGGTGCGGCGCGCCGCTTTCGTGGCTGCGGTCAGCTCTTTCGGTCGTAGCCAGTTGTATCGCTGGGTGGCCCATGAGCACTGGGGCAAGGTCAAGGTGGTGCATTGTGGCCTGGAGCGCAGTTTCCACGAGGGCACCGCGCTTGCACCGCCGGCTGCGCCTCGGCTGGTTTGCGTGGGGCGTCTGTGTGAGCAGAAAGGCCAGCTGCTGCTGATCGAGGCGGCGCGCACCCTGGCGAGCCGGGGCGTGCCCTTCGAACTGGTGTTGGCCGGCGATGGCGAATTGCGCGGCCCGATCGAGGCGTTGATTGCACGGTATGGCTTGCAGGCGCAAGTGCGCATCACCGGCTGGATCAGCAGTGCACAGGTGCGGGACGAACTTCTCGCCGCGCGTGCCCTGGTACTGCCCAGCTTTGCCGAGGGCTTGCCGGTGGTGATCATGGAGGCCATGGCGTTGCGCCGGCCGGTGCTGACCACCTATGTGGCCGGCATTCCCGAACTGGTCCACCCGGGTGAGAACGGCTGGTTGTTCCCGGCAGGTTCCGCCGAGGCGTTGACCGAGGCCATGCTCGACTGCCTGCAGCAACCCGTGGAGGTTCTGCAGCGCATGGGCGAGGCTGCCTACCAGCGCGTACTCACGCGCCACGACATCGATACTGAAGCCGCCAGGCTGGTCGGCCATTTCAAGGTGCCGACATGCTGACTCTGTTGAGCGGGTTGTTGGGCCTGGCGGTGCTGCTGGTCTTGTTGCCGACGCTGGTGCTGTTCACCCAGGTGGTACTGGCCTGCCTGCCTGCGCCTGTACCAGGCGCTCGGCAAGGTCCTCGTGCGCGGGTTGCCGTGCTGGTGCCCGCGCACAACGAGGCATCGCTGATCGCGTCCACGCTTGCCAGCATCAGGCCGCAATTGCGTGAAGGCGACCAGCTGCTGGTGGTCGCGGACAACTGCACGGACCAGACCGCAAGCCTTGCCCGCGCGGCGGGCGCGCAGGTGGTCGAGCGCCAGGATCAGCAGCACCGGGGCAAGGGCTACGCATTGGACTTCGGGGTGCAGCATCTGCGCCAGTCGCCCCCCGAGGTACTGATCATCATCGACGCAGACTGCCAGGTAGGGGCGGGTGCGCTCGAGCAACTGGCGCGCTGCTGTGTCGACAATGCCCGGCCCGCGCAAGCGCTGTATCTGATGCATGCCCCTGCCGGCGCCGGGTTGAAGGTGCAGGTCGCCGCCTTTGCCTGGCGGGTGAAGAACCTGGTCCGCCCGCGTGGCTGGGCCCGGGCGGGCTTGCCCTGTCAGTTGATGGGGGCGGGCATGGCCTTTGCCTGGCAAGACGTGTCGGCCGTCAACCTGGCCACCGGGCACCTGGTCGAAGACCTGAAGCTGGGCCTGGAGTGCGCTGCGCTTGGCAAGCCGCCGCTGTTTTGCCCGGAGGCTGTGGTCAACAGTCACTTCCCCACCAGCCAGGAAGGCCTGAGCATCCAGCGCAAGCGTTGGGAGCATGGTCACCTGGGGGTGGTGCTGGCCGAGGGGCCGAAGCTTCTGGGGCGCGCGCTGGTACAACGCAACTGGCCGCTGTTGGGCATGGCCGCCGACCTGCTGGTGCCACCGCTGGCCTTGTTGTCTTTGCTGCTGATGGTGCTTTTTGCGGTTACCTGGCTGGCCTTCGGGGTATTCGGCGTGCTGTTGCCCGCGCTGCTTGCCACGCTGGCGTTGGGCCTGCTCGGCGCTGCCGTCCTGCTGGCGTGGGCGCGCTTTGCACGGGAGCTGATCCCGTTTTCGGTGCTGATGTACGCGCCGTTCTATGCGGCCAGGAAAATCCCCCTGTACCTGGGGTTTCTACTCAAGCGCCAGGTGGACTGGGTGCGCTCGAAGCGGGATGACAGCTGATGGAAGCATGGGCCTGGCTGCAACGCTGGAAGTCGGTCATGGGCAAGTTGCGCCTGGTCCAGGATGCAACCGAAGAGCAACGCCTGCTGGTGTCGCTGAGCTCACCACAGCGGGCAACCGTGCTGGGCTTCGTCAACGCCCATGCGATGAACCTGGTCGCGGGCAAGGCCGATTACTGCCAGGCACTGGCGGCAGCGGACGTGCTACTGCGTGACGGTGCCGGCATGGCGATATTGCTGCGGCGCCTGGGGCTGGCCCCCGGGCTCAACATGAACGGCACGGATTTCATCCCCAAGCTGCTGGCGGCCTTCAATGGCAGGCGCGTGGCATTCTGGGGGACGCGCGAGCCGTTCCTGTCCGCAGCCGCTCAGCGCTGCGAAGCGCAGTATGGCGTGCACGTGGTGTCACGGCACGATGGCTTTGCCGAGGTCGACACCTACCTCGGCCTCGCCCAGGCACACCAGCCAGCGCTGATCGTGCTGGGCATGGGGATGCCCAAGCAGGAGCAGGTGGCGGCACGCCTGGCGGCGCTCGACAGCCCCTGCCTGATCGTGTGCGGCGGCGCCATTGTCGACTTTTTGGGTGGCAAGGTAACGCGAGCCCCTCACTGGGTGCGGCGGTTAAACGGTGAGTGGGTTTTCAGGTTGCTCAAAGAGCCGAAGCGCCTGTTTGCACGCTATGTGATT carries:
- a CDS encoding DUF535 family protein gives rise to the protein MTFRSLAKSVLTLQPGYSLRALNNKYKLTVSMAREWSGLQAFAQRMSRALGQDRFERLGVDCIGVVQWPYISKCWNAPQRLDAVASHYEVVTAHCAPLLLLRRDEHRQLCDLTAYSSGCSLVLDRPIWFKREGELVINLFQGELRVASLAFTLCREAAGLCLYIGAVQGIHKGVDSETSLTIYRDLTKDFEGLRPRSLLIEAIKCVARTLGAVRIYAVGDDYRHHRHPYFGADKHQDLAANYDVIWQENGAGPSDREDFFIIPLAPAQRAVEEVAAKKRAMYRRRHALLDDAFGQIQAALAGSPAQQSTAGLAIQ
- a CDS encoding glycosyltransferase, which translates into the protein MRIAYFINQYPKVSHSFIRREILALERQGVEVQRIALRGWDAELHDAEDLAERSKTRYVLQDGLRGLLKPLFEVVRAQPKRFFGALRLALRLGWRADRPWAYHLIYLAEACRLVQWLQSSAAEHVHAHFGTNSAEVVMLANALGGPAYSFTVHGPEEFDKAQILHLGEKVRRAAFVAAVSSFGRSQLYRWVAHEHWGKVKVVHCGLERSFHEGTALAPPAAPRLVCVGRLCEQKGQLLLIEAARTLASRGVPFELVLAGDGELRGPIEALIARYGLQAQVRITGWISSAQVRDELLAARALVLPSFAEGLPVVIMEAMALRRPVLTTYVAGIPELVHPGENGWLFPAGSAEALTEAMLDCLQQPVEVLQRMGEAAYQRVLTRHDIDTEAARLVGHFKVPTC
- a CDS encoding glycosyltransferase family 2 protein; the encoded protein is MLTLLSGLLGLAVLLVLLPTLVLFTQVVLACLPAPVPGARQGPRARVAVLVPAHNEASLIASTLASIRPQLREGDQLLVVADNCTDQTASLARAAGAQVVERQDQQHRGKGYALDFGVQHLRQSPPEVLIIIDADCQVGAGALEQLARCCVDNARPAQALYLMHAPAGAGLKVQVAAFAWRVKNLVRPRGWARAGLPCQLMGAGMAFAWQDVSAVNLATGHLVEDLKLGLECAALGKPPLFCPEAVVNSHFPTSQEGLSIQRKRWEHGHLGVVLAEGPKLLGRALVQRNWPLLGMAADLLVPPLALLSLLLMVLFAVTWLAFGVFGVLLPALLATLALGLLGAAVLLAWARFARELIPFSVLMYAPFYAARKIPLYLGFLLKRQVDWVRSKRDDS
- a CDS encoding WecB/TagA/CpsF family glycosyltransferase, whose translation is MEAWAWLQRWKSVMGKLRLVQDATEEQRLLVSLSSPQRATVLGFVNAHAMNLVAGKADYCQALAAADVLLRDGAGMAILLRRLGLAPGLNMNGTDFIPKLLAAFNGRRVAFWGTREPFLSAAAQRCEAQYGVHVVSRHDGFAEVDTYLGLAQAHQPALIVLGMGMPKQEQVAARLAALDSPCLIVCGGAIVDFLGGKVTRAPHWVRRLNGEWVFRLLKEPKRLFARYVIGNPVFLLRAVLYARAPAHRV